From a single Rosa rugosa chromosome 7, drRosRugo1.1, whole genome shotgun sequence genomic region:
- the LOC133720095 gene encoding protein FAR1-RELATED SEQUENCE 12-like has translation MDSVLDINVNEEVSNGSTDTEFKHSNDGALVGTSLQKILWVVQNDERTQNSSKDGSVVEVDEPYVGQEFDTEVNAQAFYNVYGLRMGFNTRMNYLSRSKHDGTIIARTFVCSKEGYRKPDRRDKKTVNPRAPTRVGCMAMLSIKKLNIGKWVVTKFIKEHNHALIASKRPKGLIEDQIPDDKTKIEELTRELFLERERSASLRKVIDLLFEHIEEHTQDLSKKVQYVVDKVKEIESEGTNRHKLR, from the exons A TGGATTCGGTACTTGATATAAATGTTAATGAGGAGGTGTCAAATGGTTCAACTGATACCGAGTTCAAGCATTCTAATGATGGTGCCTTGGTAGGCACTTCTCTTCAGAAGATACTTTGGGTTGTACAAAATGATGAAAGAACTCAAAACTCTTCTAAAGATGGATCTGTAGTCGAAGTAGATGAGCCATATGTGGGTCAGGAATTTGATACAGAAGTAAATGCACAGGCATTTTACAATGTCTATGGCTTGCGTATGGGTTTCAATACTCGTATGAACTATCTGTCTCGATCCAAACATGATGGAACTATCATTGCACGAACATTTGTATGCAGCAAAGAGGGTTACCGGAAGCCTGATAGGCGTGACAAGAAGACTGTAAACCCACGGGCTCCCACTAGGGTAGGTTGTATGGCAATGCTGTCAATAAAAAAACTGAATATTGGCAAGTGGGTTGTTACTAAGTTTATCAAGGAGCACAATCATGCATTGATAGCGAGCAAACGTCCAAAGGGGTTGATTGAGGATCAAATACCG GATGATAAGACAAAGATTGAAGAATTAACTCGAGAGCTGTTCCTTGAGAGAGAGCGTTCTGCTTCACTAAGAAAAGTCATAGACCTTCTATTTGAACACATCGAGGAACATACACAAGACCTGTCAAAGAAAGTCCAGTATGTTGTGGATAAGGTAAAGGAGATTGAATCAGAAGGGACAAACCGCCATAAGCTCAGATAG
- the LOC133720094 gene encoding protein FAR1-RELATED SEQUENCE 5-like isoform X1, with translation MDSGIDTQTQNGASDNLADVELRLNNDDAILGTSVGEVSNIGQTEQVGQNSASLQVEADEPYVGQEFESEAAAHAFYNSYALRVGFRTRVNDLSRSRVDGSVIARTLVCNKEGYRVADKRDRKSVRPRPPTRVGCKAMISMKKLSNGNWVVAKFVKEHAHSLTPGKSENGLNDESSDMCNIYVYNTSTSASGLSILILRIVVCLIPAKHVLEFQYAVSFSLSEGLELESLLQAQLTSVHILVAITELFILFCFP, from the exons A TGGATTCTGGAATTGATACACAGACTCAAAATGGGGCATCGGATAACTTAGCTGATGTTGAGCTTAGATTAAATAACGATGATGCAATTCTCGGAACTTCTGTTGGGGAGGTCTCTAATATTGGGCAAACTGAGCAAGTGGGTCAAAATTCTGCAAGCTTGCAGGTTGAAGCAGATGAACCATATGTGGGTCAGGAATTTGAATCAGAAGCAGCTGCACATGCATTTTACAATTCATATGCACTGAGAGTAGGTTTCAGAACACGTGTAAACGATCTATCTCGCTCTAGGGTTGATGGGTCTGTCATTGCTCGAACACTGGTATGTAACAAAGAGGGTTACCGAGTGGCTGATAAGCGTGATAGGAAGAGTGTGAGACCTCGGCCCCCAACTAGGGTTGGTTGCAAGGCAATGATTTCAATGAAGAAACTGAGTAATGGAAACTGGGTGGTTGCAAAGTTTGTCAAGGAGCACGCCCATTCCCTGACTCCTGGAAAGAGTGAAAACGGATTGAATGATGAATCTTCA GATATgtgtaatatatatgtatataacaCCTCTACATCTGCATCAGGGTtgtccattttgattctgag aATAGTCGTTTGCTTGATACCAGCCAAACATGTGTTGGAGTTTCAGTATGCGGTATCTTTTAGTTTGTCCGAGGGCTTAGAACTAGAGAGTCTTCTACAGGCACAATTAACGTCTGTGCACATACTGGTCGCAATCACTGAGCTATTTatcttattttgttttccatga
- the LOC133720094 gene encoding protein FAR1-RELATED SEQUENCE 5-like isoform X2: MDSGIDTQTQNGASDNLADVELRLNNDDAILGTSVGEVSNIGQTEQVGQNSASLQVEADEPYVGQEFESEAAAHAFYNSYALRVGFRTRVNDLSRSRVDGSVIARTLVCNKEGYRVADKRDRKSVRPRPPTRVGCKAMISMKKLSNGNWVVAKFVKEHAHSLTPGKSENGLNDESSNSRLLDTSQTCVGVSVCGIF; this comes from the exons A TGGATTCTGGAATTGATACACAGACTCAAAATGGGGCATCGGATAACTTAGCTGATGTTGAGCTTAGATTAAATAACGATGATGCAATTCTCGGAACTTCTGTTGGGGAGGTCTCTAATATTGGGCAAACTGAGCAAGTGGGTCAAAATTCTGCAAGCTTGCAGGTTGAAGCAGATGAACCATATGTGGGTCAGGAATTTGAATCAGAAGCAGCTGCACATGCATTTTACAATTCATATGCACTGAGAGTAGGTTTCAGAACACGTGTAAACGATCTATCTCGCTCTAGGGTTGATGGGTCTGTCATTGCTCGAACACTGGTATGTAACAAAGAGGGTTACCGAGTGGCTGATAAGCGTGATAGGAAGAGTGTGAGACCTCGGCCCCCAACTAGGGTTGGTTGCAAGGCAATGATTTCAATGAAGAAACTGAGTAATGGAAACTGGGTGGTTGCAAAGTTTGTCAAGGAGCACGCCCATTCCCTGACTCCTGGAAAGAGTGAAAACGGATTGAATGATGAATCTTCA aATAGTCGTTTGCTTGATACCAGCCAAACATGTGTTGGAGTTTCAGTATGCGGTATCTTTTAG